The following are encoded together in the Sphaerodactylus townsendi isolate TG3544 linkage group LG14, MPM_Stown_v2.3, whole genome shotgun sequence genome:
- the LOC125443328 gene encoding polycystic kidney disease and receptor for egg jelly-related protein-like — protein sequence MHRVSCTLLLFWYWRCFQYPEATAPCLLPSPLLVICSDPQTHFRQQQNSTVRTSCLWDGDPKLYCLRVSGFVSRIRRGCTDFPSSDCSWCWRSAWMRSTILRQCRWLLGFCLKTHPPWDSSRIPIQGASISCRVPTCLHHDLSTEVFGQDIQLLLLQPLTCPASKQKPVLLGWCARLNSSRWPSHHSGQGGEPVVLLLPASYRPDSPHHHNGKLYNTCISYFSYHPKVHDTHQGLHVASLHTDHGPQDSLSLDLLVEPILVHLFSIHSKWLAITHSTINLFWSLLRVSPRKMAYRLLDVESGFWSTSYSPYVLKNNFSVGRIPQHSRKKVVASIYFCTEEGETGELRGELGYSNATLSLTSKSEPPFHFTLNTSKIKMGTYLFSPARGLYYSTQEGKTPDDPSSMHYFFYQQQTLSYLFTIEFHQWQWYRLSMHTYLNRKGIPLQKFFPEKNIEVHVFNSGPSFLQSLIYIVWFVPIQHPLLQNEWTFELQLFDSRGDFLLRNNTYTYRDRIKNAAHFIPHFVLPFNPALYAGFVAPVNCTKRLIRAVLKTTINPYASKESNFTVPCLQNDCFIKHVKIRKPDSSNSVLQYSKGTSFTLSADIQMNCPSSKHRGNIWKIYKVSDVKATPDWSKPFDPPGLGRQDLVMLDVPGSTFDDGLYLFNFTVKLTTTGTSETVEDSDSVFVQVGSGSLVAIIAGGNFRTVGFSDQWTLDGSYSYDTEAALPSERITFTWYCTKQKSDYASMTLSLKGKCHPDQVNLKWTTSSNEVQTVQPETLQANIIYYFCLAVQKGGRIARAEQTVHVQPSSVPILNITCIENCGPSVTPRERLCLSGKCMNCGKSIRLLYHWSLLTANFTEINFDWDAKTTTGRSSPYMCIKTLSFLNMTEATYVLTLKASIWRYQSSVYNYSFFVNSPPQIGKCLLKPTTGSVFLTKFIVHCSGFRDKHLPLTYKVKAASHPLTITKVFSIENNTPGTIVYSGYRSKIPPSFLPIGIPSKQYTLTIHIEAYDALGAFSQVTLQAKVHGPFIGKQTDYILNELHGLSSGPKAPISYFLESGDYFNAGYFVYMVASVLNSIEALQQFHSSKTELREILLNKSAEIPTTGILELTQMVSGISQITQEAAEVNRKTQLLALRKLKELSKELKRYRDKNLGSRDIEVLSTGIFEGLSNILKASLLDYRNVHKNGVTDTLSITEILAEIILQGKVPGENETVMETSDWTIRFRKDAKWSVPGTFPHRGVCKNCFYSKINQEGHDELPADAEVSTVVFAFHKNPFPWLPFSKDISTTVTGFKMTGTRSDGNIVGVIPDVAEMIMTRKDEGPAIFELNIGHNRKLHKKTGGFSFEVHRNSKEVFIQIVTERKLTFQLFVYLGLNINHPPIASFSGSHNKHTATTGKKSKGHGCAAQDSSIFCLSRSLLKSMFQGNSAEKWNMSIILQSDPFLWDPRVQVVGVRLFTADCLYLDGIQSQWKEGVCDLGPQTSWEKLHCICKAKQRTPRTASPRPRRTSKNDMKFLAGKVSVHPDLKEVPLVRVNNNPVTTVTVLFIFVVYICLAVWTMRKDRADVKSVDHIIVLSDNDPYDQVCYFVTIYTGSRFGAGTTADVFIQLIGHRDASDIHCLRHPEYPVLVRGAVNTFLLTSKNDLGDIYSFRAWHNHGGSSPNWFLSRVKVQNVFTKQSWKFICRKWFALNKDDGLIERSFVATHPTTPLSKMDFFWINLACELAETHLWLSVFAHISTSSLKRLHRLSSCLAMLLCTLLFNIIFFSANKDELVASQQPLYLRSLLTGIHSAFIFFPLQILITVLFKYSQQKPLQQGPFNTQHQGRSAFMSRNLRNWKERLQKWYLAETASKGLGDSFHKSLSRTPDSYGLEQLKRKSWGQAAKKQSNCTVSEGDANIIATEEDMVHDAQAPNNFNNRHEKKDPFPQVTPLNSPIVLSNKNPQIIIPWWYAYVLWTLVLVTSTVSSFFIIFYGLSYDYETSFEWLIASSVSFCESVFLLQTLNVAFFSALRTLYPKYCDNIPWSKRETYLEIKLDNKTMDADEMRELHYELVRLRGTKQYQPLEEDEVALLKKKQKVEQQAFVFIKGIICHFVFLILILSIAYSMENTASFYYNQDIHNKFSQGLSDISKPEHIYSWLKNVFLHLIHNKNYPSYLSKSWSKILGLPRMRQIRATNTSKDCFHPRSLVNLFVISNSHCLHHYGHDPEDQRDYHGSWTNSANESIFNPFSNFSGYTYYSVPEQWKYTSYGTLHAYGAGGYTFHFHPEEQQSNSSRRVAFLKQRGWLDENTWALIVELTAFNPDADLFCSISVVFEMSDLGPVNTSLSIHSYKLPLFKQLSKTQKFVFVTVAYILIFYIADEICVVQQQRLRYVRNVSNLINFGIKTVCLFYLLNHSFKFKLASSLIQLYLLHPKEFIPFHKVSHIDQTIRVALGFLIFLIILKTLRYSRFFYDVRLAQRSILAALPGICSMALVVAVYFFVYMAFGYLVFGQYEWNYNTMIHSAQTVFSYCVSAFKDTAFTSNRILGSLYLSSFMMVMICVLINLFQAVIMSSYEDMKQPVYEEPSEEAEVVKFLCHKIRKIWFLIRCKTPPEHDAELFIRFLYGHSERRNSRHLGLKARKINGRKMVYLVV from the coding sequence ATGCACCGTGTGTCGTgcaccctcctcctcttctggtaCTGGCGCTGCTTCCAGTACCCAGAGGCTACGGCCCCTTGTTTACTGCCATCACCATTGCTGGTCATCTGCTCAGACCCACAAACCCATTTCAGACAGCAGCAAAACTCCACCGTTAGGACTTCATGCCTATGGGACGGAGACCCCAAGCTCTACTGCCTGAGAGTCTCGGGATTTGTGTCAAGAATTAGAAGGGGATGCACAGATTTTCCATCTTCTGATTGTAGCTGGTGCTGGAGATCAGCCTGGATGCGTAGTACGATTCTCCGGCAGTGTCGGTGGCTGCTGGGCTTCTGCCTCAAAACACATCCGCCTTGGGATTCCAGCCGGATCCCCATACAGGGTGCATCAATTTCCTGCAGAGTGCCCACGTGCCTTCACCATGACCTGAGCACTGAAGTGTTTGGCCAGGACATCCAGCTTCTCCTGCTCCAGCCACTCACATGTCCTGCCTCTAAGCAAAAACCAGTGCTGCTTGGCTGGTGTGCACGCCTCAACAGTTCAAGATGGCCTTCCCACCACAGTGGTCAAGGAGGTGAACCTGTGGTCTTGCTCCTCCCTGCTAGCTATCGTCCAGATTCTCCACACCATCATAATGGTAAATTGTACAACACGTGCATCTCCTACTTCAGCTACCACCCGAAAGTTCATGATACCCACCAAGGGCTACATGTTGCTTCCCTCCACACTGATCATGGACCTCAAGACAGCCTTAGTCTGGACTTGCTGGTGGAACCCATCCTGGTACACCTTTTTAGCATCCATTCCAAATGGCTCGCTATCACTCATAGCACCATCAATCTCTTTTGGAGCCTCTTACGTGTAAGCCCCAGAAAAATGGCCTATAGGCTGTTAGACGTTGAGAGTGGATTCTGGTCTACCTCCTACAGTCCATATGTTCTGAAGAACAATTTCTCTGTTGGCCGTATCCCACAGCATTCCAGGAAGAAGGTTGTAGCCAGCATATATTTTTGCACTGAAGAAGGGGAAACTGGGGAGCTGAGAGGGGAACTTGGGTACTCTAATGCCACCTTAAGTCTAACATCTAAGAGTGAGCCACCATTTCATTTCACTCTCAACACAAGCAAAATCAAGATGGGCACCTACCTTTTCAGTCCAGCACGGGGACTGTACTATTCCACCCAAGAAGGAAAGACTCCTGATGATCCCTCCAGCATGCACTACTTTTTCTACCAGCAGCAAACCCTCTCGTATCTATTCACCATCGAGTTTCACCAATGGCAATGGTACAGGTTGAGCATGCACACGTACCTTAACAGGAAGGGAATCCCTTTACAAAAGTTTTTCCCAGAGAAAAATATAGAAGTTCATGTTTTCAACAGCGGTCCTTCTTTTTTACAAAGTTTGATCTATATTGTGTGGTTTGTTCCTATACAACACCCACTATTGCAGAATGAGTGGACCTTTGAGTTGCAATTGTTTGATTCAAGAGGGGACTTCCTCCTACGAAACAATACTTATACGTATAGGGATCGCATCAAAAATGcggcccattttattcctcacTTTGTTTTACCTTTCAATCCTGCCTTGTATGCGGGTTTTGTAGCACCAGTGAACTGCACTAAAAGACTGAtaagggctgttttaaaaactacAATCAACCCTTACGCTTCAAAGGAAAGCAACTTCACAGTTCCTTGCCTTCAAAACGATTGTTTTATTAAACATGTTAAAATACGTAAACCTGATTCTTCTAACAGTGTCTTACAGTACAGTAAAGGGACCTCGTTTACTCTGTCTGCTGACATACAGATGAATTGCCCAAGTTCTAAACACAGAGGCAATATTTGGAAAATCTATAAAGTCTCAGATGTGAAGGCTACCCCTGACTGGTCAAAACCTTTTGATCCACCTGGCCTTGGAAGGCAAGATCTTGTTATGTTAGATGTTCCTGGTTCTACTTTCGATGATGGTTTGTATCTCTTTAATTTCACAGTTAAATTAACCACAACAGGTACTTCAGAGACTGTGGAGGATTCTGATTCGGTGTTTGTCCAGGTTGGGTCAGGTAGTCTTGTGGCCATCATTGCTGGAGGCAATTTTCGGACAGTTGGATTTTCTGATCAATGGACTCTAGATGGATCTTATTCCTATGATACCGAGGCAGCCCTTCCTTCTGAAAGGATCACCTTTACTTGGTACTGCACCAAACAAAAATCAGACTACGCATCCATGACGCTAAGTTTGAAGGGAAAATGTCACCCAGATCAAGTGAATTTGAAATGGACAACATCATCTAATGAAGTCCAAACAGTGCAGCCGGAAACCCTTCAagcaaatattatttattatttttgtctcgCGGTTCAAAAAGGTGGCAGGATAGCTCGGGCTGAACAAACAGTTCATGTGCAGCCAAGCTCTGTTCCAATTCTGAACATCACATGTATTGAAAATTGTGGTCCGTCAGTCACACCCAGAGAAAGGTTGTGTCTGTCTGGCAAGTGCATGAACTGTGGGAAATCAATCAGACTGCTCTATCATTGGTCACTTCTCACGGCAAATttcactgaaataaattttgATTGGGATGCCAAGACTACAACTGGACGGTCTAGTCCATACATGTGTATCAAAACTCTGAGTTTTCTAAATATGACAGAGGCAACATACGTGCTTACTCTAAAAGCAAGCATCTGGAGATACCAGTCATCTGTTTATAACTATTCATTTTTTGTAAATTCTCCTCCTCAGATCGGCAAGTGCTTGCTTAAGCCTACCACAGGAAGTGTGTTTCTAACAAAATTCATTGTTCACTGTAGCGGGTTTAGAGATAAACATTTGCCTCTTACATATAAAGTCAAAGCAGCGTCCCACCCGTTAACAATTACTAAAGTGTTTTCTATAGAAAACAACACCCCGGGGACAATTGTGTATTCTGGTTATCGGTCTAAAATCCCACCATCTTTTTTACCCATTGGCATCCCCTCTAAGCAATATACCTTGACAATACACATTGAGGCATACGATGCTCTTGGAGCATTTTCTCAAGTAACCTTACAGGCAAAGGTACACGGTCCATTCATAGGTAAGCAAACAGATTATATTCTAAATGAATTACATGGTTTATCCAGTGGGCCAAAAGCTCCAATTTCATATTTTCTTGAAAGTGGGGATTATTTTAATGCAGGATATTTTGTCTACATGGTGGCTTCTGTTTTGAACAGTATTGAAGCTTTGCAACAATTTCACTCCTCTAAGACCGAGCTTCGGGAAATCCTTCTTAACAAGTCTGCAGAAATCCCTACAACTGGCATACTGGAACTAACCCAAATGgtttcaggaatttctcaaataACGCAGGAAGCCGCAGAAGTAAACAGGAAGACACAACTCCTTGCCCTCAGAAAACTCAAAGAACTGAGTAAAGAACTGAAAAGGTACAGAGATAAAAACTTGGGTTCTAGGGACATAGAAGTTCTCAGCACTGGTATTTTTGAAGGGCTGTCCAATATCCTGAAAGCATCTCTGCTAGACTACAGAAATGTCCATAAAAATGGGGTGACAGACACTCTCTCCATCACTGAGATATTAGCAGAAATAATCTTACAAGGTAaagtccctggagaaaatgaaactgTTATGGAAACCAGTGACTGGACCATTAGATTCAGAAAAGACGCCAAGTGGAGTGTTCCTGGTACTTTCCCTCACAGAGGGGTCTGTAAGAATTGCTTTTATTCCAAAATCAATCAAGAGGGTCATGACGAATTGCCAGCAGATGCTGAAGTCTCCACTGTTGTTTTTGCATTTCATAAAAACCCTTTCCCTTGGTTACCCTTTTCAAAAGATATCAGCACAACGGTGACTGGATTCAAGATGACGGGAACCAGATCTGATGGCAACATAGTGGGGGTCATACCTGACGTAGCTGAAATGATCATGACCAGAAAAGATGAGGGCCCTGCCATCTTTGAGCTGAATATTGGACACAACAGAAAACTTCACAAAAAAACTGGAGGCTTTAGTTTTGAAGTACATAGAAATTCCAAAGAAGTTTTCATCCAGATTGTAACTGAACGGAAGCTTACTTTCCAGCTATTTGTTTATCTAGGCCTCAACATCAACCATCCTCCCATCGCATCTTTCAGTGGTTCCCATAACAAACATACAGCAACAACAGGAAAGAAGTCTAAGGGCCATGGCTGTGCAGCCCAAGATTCTTCTATATTTTGCCTTTCCCGGTCTTTGCTGAAATCCATGTTCCAAGGTAACAGTGCTGAAAAATGGAACATGTCTATTATTTTACAATCAGATCCTTTCTTGTGGGACCCAAGAGTTCAGGTCGTTGGTGTCAGACTTTTTACCGCTGACTGCTTATACCTAGATGGAATCCAGAGTCAATGGAAAGAAGGTGTCTGCGACCTTGGCCCTCAGACGAGCTGGGAGAAATTACATTGCATCTGCAAAGCCAAACAACGTACTCCAAGAACAGCAAGTCCTCGACCGAGAAGAACTTCCAAAAATGACATGAAATTTTTGGCGGGCAAAGTCAGCGTCCACCCTGATTTGAAGGAGGTCCCGTTGGTACGCGTCAACAACAACCCAGTGACAACTGTGACGGTCCTTTTCATTTTTGTCGTATACATTTGCTTGGCTGTTTGGACCATGAGGAAAGACAGGGCTGATGTAAAAAGCGTAGACCATATCATAGTCTTATCAGACAATGACCCCTATGACCAAGTATGTTACTTTGTCACAATATACACAGGAAGCCGCTTTGGAGCAGGAACCACAGCCGATGTTTTCATCCAACTGATAGGCCACAGAGATGCCAGCGACATACATTGTTTGAGACACCCCGAATACCCAGTTCTTGTCCGTGGAGCAGTCAACACTTTTCTCCTGACTAGCAAGAACGACCTTGGAGATATTTATTCCTTCCGTGCGTGGCACAATCATGGAGGTTCATCTCCTAACTGGTTCTTGAGTAGAGTCAAAGTGCAAAACGTATTCACCAAACAATCTTGGAAGTTCATATGCCGAAAATGGTTTGCGCTCAATAAGGATGATGGTCTAATAGAAAGGTCGTTTGTTGCCACTCACCCCACCACACCTTTAAGCAAAATGGATTTCTTCTGGATAAATCTTGCCTGTGAGTTAGCAGAGACCCACCTATGGCTTTCTGTTTTCGCTCACATCAGCACCAGTTCTTTGAAAAGGCTCCACAGGTTGTCTTCTTGCTTGGCGATGCTGTTGTGCACCCTACTTTTCAATATCATCTTCTTCAGTGCTAACAAGGATGAGCTAGTGGCTTCTCAACAGCCGTTGTATTTGAGGTCTCTACTGACTGGAATTCATAGCGCTTTCATTTTCTTCCCTCTACAGATATTGATAACCGTCTTGTTCAAGTATTCTCAGCAGAAGCCTTTGCAACAGGGCCCGTTTAACACTCAGCATCAAGGACGTTCTGCTTTCATGTCTAGAAATCTTAGGAACTGGAAGGAGCGTCTGCAGAAATGGTACCTTGCTGAAACCGCTTCAAAAGGTTTAGGCGATAGTTTCCACAAGAGCCTTTCTAGAACTCCAGATTCATACGGTTTGGAACAGTTGAAAAGAAAAAGCTGGGGGCAGGCAGCAAAGAAACAGAGTAACTGTACTGTTTCTGAGGGGGATGCAAATATAATTGCAACGGAAGAGGACATGGTTCATGATGCCCAAGCCCCCAACAATTTTAATAACAGACATGAGAAGAAAGACCCATTTCCTCAGGTAACACCACTAAATAGTCCCATTGTGCTCTCTaataaaaacccacaaataatAATCCCCTGGTGGTATGCATATGTCTTGTGGACGCTGGTCTTGGTCACTTCGACGGTGTCATCGTTTTTTATCATATTTTACGGCCTGTCGTATGACTATGAAACATCTTTTGAGTGGCTTATAGCCTCGAGCGTTTCATTTTGCGAGAGCGTGTTTTTGCTTCAAACCTTGAACGTTGCTTTCTTTTCAGCCTTGAGGACACTCTATCCAAAGTATTGTGATAATATCCCATGGTCAAAACGAGAAACCTACTTAGAGATTAAACTGGACAATAAAACTATGGATGCCGATGAGATGCGCGAGTTACATTATGAGCTGGTCCGTCTTCGAGGCACCAAACAATACCAGCCCTTGGAAGAGGACGAAGTTgcacttttaaagaaaaagcagaaggtTGAACAACAGGCTTTTGTGTTCATAAAGGGTATCATATGTCACTTTGTCTTTTTAATTCTTATTTTAAGTATCGCCTACTCAATGGAAAACACTGCTAGTTTTTACTACAATCAAGACATTCATAACAAATTCTCTCAGGGGCTCTCAGATATAAGCAAGCCAGAGCACATTTACAGTTGGCTGAAGAATGTATTTCTACACTTGATCCACAACAAGAACTACCCATCTTATCTTTCAAAGTCCTGGTCCAAAATCCTGGGGTTGCCCAGAATGCGACAAATAAGAGCAACGAATACGTCAAAGGATTGCTTTCATCCACGCAGTTTGGTAAATTTGTTTGTGATTAGTAACAGTCATTGTCTTCACCATTATGGACATGACCCAGAAGATCAACGAGATTACCATGGGTCATGGACAAATTCTGCCAATGAATCCATTTTCAACCCTTTCAGCAATTTTTCAGGCTACACATACTATTCAGTCCCTGAACAATGGAAATATACTTCATATGGAACACTACATGCTTATGGAGCAGGAGGATATACTTTTCATTTCCACCCAGAAGAACAACAGTCCAATTCAtcaagaagagttgcttttttgAAACAGAGAGGCTGGTTGGATGAAAATACATGGGCATTAATAGTTGAGCTGACAGCTTTTAATCCAGATGCAGATTTATTTTGCAGCATCTCGGTTGTTTTTGAGATGTCTGACTTAGGCCCTGTTAACACAAGCTTGTCAATCCATTCATACAAACTCCCACTTTTCAAGCAGCTAAGTAAGACACAAAAATTCGTGTTTGTCACTGTTGCCTATATACTCATATTTTATATCGCCGACGAAATTTGCGTGGTGCAACAACAGCGACTAAGATACGTCCGAAATGTTTCTAACTTAATTAACTTTGGGATAAAGACAGTTTGTCTCTTTTATCTTTTGAACCATTCCTTCAAGTTCAAGTTGGCTTCCAGCTTAATAcagctttatttacttcatcCAAAAGAATTCATTCCATTCCATAAAGTTTCTCACATCGATCAGACAATAAGGGTCGCTTTAGGTTTTTTGATCTTTCTTATCATTTTGAAAACGCTGCGATATTCTCGGTTCTTTTATGATGTGCGATTGGCTCAACGCTCTATCTTAGCAGCCCTCCCTGGAATTTGCTCCATGGCTCTTGTGGTGGCAGTATATTTCTTTGTCTACATGGCATTTGGCTACCTGGTATTTGGCCAGTATGAATGGAACTACAATACTATGATTCATTCCGCTCAAACAGTATTCTCTTACTGTGTTTCAGCTTTTAAAGACACTGCCTTTACATCCAATAGGATACTAGGAAGCCTCTATTTGTCTTCATTTATGATGGTCATGATTTGTGTGTTGATCAATTTATTTCAAGCTGTGATTATGTCTTCCTATGAAGACATGAAACAACCCGTCTATGAAGAGCCTTCTGAAGAAGCAGAAGTGGTCAAGTTTCTGTGTCACAAGATCCGCAAGATATGGTTTTTGATAAGGTGTAAAACGCCACCTGAACATGATGCCGAGCTTTTCATTCGATTTCTGTATGGGCATTCAGAAAGGAGAAACTCGCGTCACCTAGGACTCAAAGCCAGGAAAATAAATGGCCGGAAAATGGTTTATCTTGTTGTTTGA